Part of the Cherax quadricarinatus isolate ZL_2023a chromosome 87, ASM3850222v1, whole genome shotgun sequence genome, ACTGCCCGTCACTTCTATATAGTGAGAGGGATAGCCTGGGCACTGCCCGTCACTTCTatatagtgagagggagtgcatgGGCACTTCCCGTCACTTCTATATAGTGAAAGGGAGTGCCTGGGCACTGCCCGTCAATTCTatatagtgagagggagtgcctgGGCACTGCCCGTCACTTCTatatagtgagagggagtgcctgGGCACTGCCCGTCACTTCTacatagtgagagggagtgtctGGGCACTGCCCGTCACTTTTatatagtgagagggagtgcctgGGCACTGCCCGTCACTCCTatatagtgagagggagtgcctgGGCACTGCCCGTCACTTCTatatagtgagagggagtgcctgGGCACTGCCCGTCACTTCTATATAGTAAGAGGGAGTGCCTGGGCACTGCCCGTCAATTTTatatagtgagagggagtgcctgAGCACTGCCCGTCACTTCTatatagtgagagggagtgcttggGCACTGCCCGTCAATTCTatatagtgagagggagtgcctgGACACTGCCCGTCACTTCTgtatagtgagagggagtgcctaGGCACTGCCTGTCACTTCTatatagtgagagggagtgcctgGGCACTGCCCGTTACTTCTatatagtgagagggagtgcctgGGCACTGCCCGTCACTTTTatatagtgagagggagtgcctgGGCACTGCCCGTCACTTTTATATAGTGATGGGGAGGGCCTGGGCACTGCCCGTCACTTCTATACAGTGAGAGAGAGTGCCTAGGCACTGCCCGTCACCTCTGTATTGTGAGAGAGAGTGCCTGGCACTGTCCATCACCTCTATATTGTGAGAAAAAGTGTCTGGCACTGTCCACTACTTCTgtatagtgagagggagtgcctgGCACTGTCCACTACTTCTGTATAGTGAGAGTGAGTGCCTGGCACTGTTCACTACCTCTATATAGTGAGATGGAGTGCCTGGCACTGGCCACTACTTTTttatagtgagagggagtgcctgACACTGTCCACTACTTCTATATAGAGAGAGGGAGTGCCTGGCACTGTCCACTACTTctatagtgagagggagtgcctgGCACTGTCCACTACTTCTatatagtgagagggagtgcctgGCACTGTCCACTATTTCTatatagtgagagggagtgcctgGCACTGTCCATTACTTCTATATAGTGAGAGGGGAGTGCCTGACTCTGTCCACTACTTCTatatagtgagagggagtgcctgGCACTGTCCACTACTTCTTTATAGTGAGATGGAGTGCCTGGCACTGTCCACTACTTCTATATAGTGAAAGGGAGTGCCTGGCACTGTCAACTACTTCTACATAGTGAAAGGGAGTGCCTGGCACTGCCCACTACTTTTttatagtgagagggagtgcctgACACTGTCCACTACTTCTATATAGAGAGAGGGAGTGCCTGGCACTGTCCACTACTTCTatatagtgagagggagtgcctgGTACTGTCAACTACTTCTATATAGTGAGAGAGGAGTGCCTGGCACTGTCTACTATTTCTATATAGTGAGAGGGGAGTGTCTGGCACTGTTCACTACTTCTATATAGTGAGAGGGGAGTGTCTGGCACTGTCCACTACTTCTATATAGTGAGAGGGGAGTGCCTGGCACTGTTCACTATTTCTATATAGTGAGAGGGGAGTGCCTGACACTGTCCACTACTTCTATATAGTGAGAGGGGAGTGCCTGGCACTGTTCACTACTTCTATATAGTGAGAGGGGAGTGCCTGACACTGTCCACTACTTCTATATAGTGAGAGGGGAGTGCCTGGCACTGTCCACTATTTCTATATAGTGAGAGGGGAGTGCCTGGCACTGTCCACTACTTCTATATAGTGAGAGGGGAGTGCCTGGCACTGTTCACTATTTCTATATAGTGAGAGGGGAGTGCCTGACACTGTCCACTACTTCTATATAGTGAGAGGGGAGTGCCTGGCACTGTTCACTACTTCTATATAGTGAGAGGGGAGTGCCTGACACTGTCCACTACTTCTATATAGTGAGAGGGGAGTGCCTGGCACTGTCCACTATTTCTATATAGTGAGAGGGGAGTGCCTGGCACTGTCCACTACTTCTATATAGTGAGAGGGGAGTGCCTGGCACTGTCCACTACTTCTATATAGTGAGAGGGGAGTGCCTGGCACTGTCCACTACTTCTATATAGTGAGAGGGGAGTGCCTGGCACTGTCCACTATTTCTATATAGTGAGAGGGGAGTGCCTGGCACTGTCCACTACTTCTATATAGTGAGAGGGGAGTGCCTGGCACTGTTCACTATTTCTATATAGTGAGAGGGGTGTGCCTGACACTGTCCACTACTTCTATATAGTGAGAGGGGAGTGCCTGGCACTGTTCACTACTTCTATATAGTGAGAGGGGAGTGCCTGACACTGTCCACTACTTCTATATAGTGAGAGGGGAGTGCCTGGCACTGTCCACTATTTCTATATAGTGAGAGGGGAGTGCCTGGCACTGTTCACTACTTCTATATAGTGAGAGGGGAGTGCCTGGCACTGTTCACTACTTCTATATAGTGAGAGGGGAGTGCCTGGCACTGTTCACTACTTCTATATAGTGAGATGATTTTTTTTCTGAATTTTCTTGATAAaaaaatttttcagaaaattttcattattattttctaatattttaaatccctttttttttcttcattcacaaaataataatattatattttgacttaaaaaaaattcttctctGAATTTGAAAAAAATCTGATTTGAATACTTGTTTTTGAGATTCGTTTTCTTTtctgatttttttatttatttcaatACATAAAACAATTTTCTTTAAACAATATCGAGTCTTTTAATACATTCACGCGAGTTTATTCATTATCTTAGGCTAAATGGAGAAATTCCTTCACTAACGAACGTAATAAATGGcggagatttgtttacaaagtgaCAAGATGGCGGCCGGGATGAAAAACAAAGTAGCCGAGGCTTGCGCCACACTCCACCCTCCATTCACCACCATTTTTCACCGGCCTGCCTGATTCTGATCTTCTTGTTATCTGCCGTTCTTTTCCATTTTTCTCGTTGAGGAAGACGTGGAGGGATGAATGGAGGGAGTATATCACCGTCAAGGAGGACAGAGGGACGGGCCAAGACCACGCTTGGCGCGCGTCATCTCGCTGTCATTTGGCGGCCAGAGACAAATGACTGGCGTCTCTCCTCACGTTGTCGGATTTATCTtcggaggatttttttttttaggttgaaACCCGAGGAACTGGTGGACCTGATGAGGGCACGACGCCCCCGGCAGGGTCCAGGGAAAGGCCCTGAATGTGACCATAtcgcctccaacaccaccaccactgatcacCTTATCTCCAACACTGCCATCTCAGTTAGTCAATCTCCAACACTGCCACCTCCGTCAGTCaatctccaacaccaccaacaacaactgaAAATATAAGAATATTTCGTAACGTGCCGTAGCGTAAGAGCTACTGCTATGTCAGCTACAGCTACTGCTGTGTCAGATACAGTTACTGCTGTGTCAGCTAGAGCTACTGCTGTGTCAGCTACAGCTACTGCTGTGTCAGCTACAGCTACTGCTGTGTCAGCTACAGCTACTGCTGTGTCAGCTACAGCTACTGCTGTGTCAGCTACAGCTACTGCTGTGTCAGCTACAGCTACTGCTGTGTCAGATACAGCTACTGCTGTGTCAGCTAGAGCTACTGCTGTGTCAGCTACAGCTACTGCTGTGTCAGCTACAGCTACTGCTGTGTCAGCTACAGCTACTGCTGTGTCAACTACAGCTACTGCTGTgtcaactacaactactactgtgtCAGCTACAGCTACTGCTGTGTCAGCTACAGCTACTGCTGTGTCAGCTACAGCTACTGCTGTGTCAGCTACAGCTACTGCTGTGTCAGCTACAGCTACTGCTGTGTCAGCTACAGCTACTGCTGtcacctacaactactgctgtgaATGAACACTAAGCGCTAAgaacttaggttaggtaagattcgtcaggaaacaggacaagtatttcctgacgcgggtcttagtcaactGATGACCCACCTCcggagcttttggtcgtctgagCGAGGCCTTCCACCGGCTTATCCCTTCACCCCTTTCAAAATTTAGGatatataattataaccatttaacCAGGTGAGAATTTACCAAGTTAATACCGACAACACTGAAGATAATGGCAGAAATTACTTAAACAATCAAAGATACATGTTCCTTCTTA contains:
- the LOC128703830 gene encoding uncharacterized protein, with the protein product MSATATAVSDTVTAVSARATAVSATATAVSATATAVSATATAVSATATAVSATATAVSATATAVSDTATAVSARATAVSATATAVSATATAVSATATAVSTTATAVSTTTTTVSATATAVSATATAVSATATAVSATATAVSATATAVSATATAVTYNYCCE